Sequence from the Helianthus annuus cultivar XRQ/B chromosome 13, HanXRQr2.0-SUNRISE, whole genome shotgun sequence genome:
GAAGTTGTATCGTATTATCTGAAATCTGAAAACTGTAAACACCATGCAAAGCAAACCTGCCAAGACTGCAATGACTTTAAAGTAAATTCAGCAACCGAACATATCCAATCACTGTATCCTTCCACATTAACAAGTTCTGATAGCTGCAACCATCACCACATGTCAAATCATCAAGAGAGCTATGATTAGACATTGAAAGATACCATCAAACTACAATAAAAATAACAGATTGCCTCAAATCACCTGATAGTTTACTCTAAACCGTCCAAGAAGACGACAATATTCGTGGTAATTATCATGATCAGCAAGACCTGGTTCAAGGTGGTTCTGCGCGGCGGAGAccggcggtgatggtggagggtggaggggtgatggtgggtggaggttgaagatgaagtgtggtggtggggttttataaataaaaatgaagaagatgctcGGATAGTctctatggtttggccttttaaagaaagtgtatttttgtcatttcacaccctcttaacagagaaaacaaactgaagttagacacagggactatccgggaacaaaaaatgaaaacttggggactattcaggtaattttagaaagttgaggactataggtgaaaaaaggcgaaatcagagagactatccgggcatttttctctatttTCTTAGTCGGTAGATATATATAGTTAATCAAACAATGATTAATGATGACACAattcgtctctctctctctcctgtcAATTATCAGTTTCTATCTTGTTCACTTTTCGTAAACCTGTAGATTCAATCCAATCCCAATCGCAATCGTAATCGCAGTGGCGCCATCAATCGATTCATCCATCGACTAATTATCTCCACCCGTAGATCATGGAGGTTCGACAGGAAGCAACAATGGATAATCTATCCCCTGAACAACAACAACCTTCAAATTCAAAGCACCCCAAACCTTCTCCCCTTCCCGTCGATACTCATTCCGTCACTCAGaggtttcttttcttctttttcgcTTCCGATTTTGTGTTAACACTCTGATTTCGTTTGTGTTTTTTTTGCAGGCTTCAGAAAGAACTTATGGCTCTTATGGTATGCATTACTGTATTTAGTTTGATACATGATGTTGCTTATTGTGAAGTAATTAAATTCATATTTAGACTGCTTGCTTGCTGATGTTTTCTGCAAAAGGATAGATAGAGTGAGATTGATTTTTCACATATATATGCCTCAAAAGTTAGTTATTGAACAAATTGAGTTTGATATATAGGAGTATTTACGAGTAGGTTAGTTTGCCGTTAAAACAATGAGACTCTGCATAACAGGATGTTTtgtgaatcatcatcatcatcatactcagtaaatcccaccaatagcaaagcaaaggtagggtctgaggagggtaagatgtagacagccttacctctaccccctaggaatagagaggttgcttccagtgagacccctggctcgatagtagttttgcatcaagccttggacataaggggAGTGGGGGCGGAATGCTTTTCAACGCGTGATAGCATAATTCAACGCGTGGAACAATTGTGAAGACCACCGCCACCTACTTTTTCACGAGTGATGATTTCAAGTGCGTGATAAAATCAACGCGTTAtggcttgtgagtgataaatgaTGTGAGcgggtgtgagggtttattgttgggtgttgttagtgatgaccattgccactaaaaaaggatgtgagtgatggaaaaatggttgatgacatggcggaacttgattggatgtttgtgagtgatagaatttttgcaagtgataccacccccactcccctaaggcacataacactcagcaatggggacaaagaccgattagtgcatgtacccttttgtcttttagctatcaacgccaccacatgatgcatgattaccCGCCcgcctcttttaacgttattttcacgaacttagtaaaataacgttaaaattagtgcaatttcacttttgccctccgagggcccacacatatatacattatatgcgcataccacAAGCGGGACGTTGATTATTTTATATACATGAAATCTGTATTTGTTTATTTGATTTGCAATCTTGATGTGATATCTACGTGCTTGATGCATGAAACGTTGGTGTTaaacttttaagttttaactATATTTGTGCGAATTTTCAATCGAGAAAAGTCATAGATTTTACTGAGTTATATGTAATCATATTGTTCTTTTTGCCTACAAACATGTAAATGTACATGTCAAGGTCTTTTATTTGTTGAGTAACGGTTAAATCCTTGATGCGTATAGATGAGCGGAGATCTTGGAGTATCCGCTTTTCCAAAAGGCGAGAGCATATTTACATGGATCGGTACTATTGAAGGTGGGAAAGGAACCATGTACGAGGGTTTATCGTATAAACTCTCGTTACAATTCCCGTTAGATTACCCTTTCAAACCTCCTCAAGTTAAATTCGAAACAATGTGCTTCCATCCCAATATTGATCAGTTCGGTAACATCTGTCTAGATATCCTTCAGGTATATAAATCTTTATATAATTTCGTTCATCCGCATTTTAGGATaatcatatgatttttttttttttttttttttgtaattgcaGGACAAGTGGTCTGCAGCCTATGATTGTCGA
This genomic interval carries:
- the LOC110898680 gene encoding probable ubiquitin-conjugating enzyme E2 C, which gives rise to MEVRQEATMDNLSPEQQQPSNSKHPKPSPLPVDTHSVTQRLQKELMALMMSGDLGVSAFPKGESIFTWIGTIEGGKGTMYEGLSYKLSLQFPLDYPFKPPQVKFETMCFHPNIDQFGNICLDILQDKWSAAYDCRTILLSIQSLLGEPNIESPLNSSAASLWSNKEDYRKMVHKHYAAGETCES